The genomic DNA GGGCCTGTATGGGCAATCTGATTCTGGCGGGCGGATATCTGCACCACAAGCGCGTTTTTGGGCCTGTAATGGCATTTCTGAGCCGCCTGTTGCAGACGCGCGGAGTGGTTTTGCCCATTGTGAGCGAGAGCCTGCACCTGGCGGCAGAGCTTGAAGACGGCTCGGTTGTGGTGGGGCAGCACCACTTCAAAAATCTGAGCGTTGCCGTGCGGCGGCTGTTTTTGACCGTGCACGAGCCGGACCGTAATCAGGACGGATCAAAAAAGCCGCAAACACCGTGCCGCCCGCCGCTTGCGCCAGCATCTGCGGCCTATCTGAGGTCTGCGGGGGCCATCTGTTACCCCATGGGCAGTTTTTACACCAGCGTGCTGGCCAATCTGCTGCCTCAAAACGTGGGCAAGTGCATTGCCGGAATTTCGTGTCCCAAAATTTTTATTCCCAACACTGGTACAGACGCTGAACTGCACGGTCTTACGGTGTCGGGGCAGGCGGCCATGATTTTGCGCCATTTGCGCGAAGACGCGCCCGACGCGCCGGGTGAAGCCCTGCTGCATGACGTGCTGGTCGATACCCGGCATGGCCGTTATGAGGGCGGGCTTGATACAGACGAACGCGCGGCTCTGGCCCGCATGGGCGTGCGGCTGGTGGAAAAGGATCTGGTGAATGAAAATGATCCTCAGAGACATGTGCCGGAACTAACCGCCAAAGCCCTGCTGGAGCTCGTGCCCGGCAGTTCGGTGACCCTGTGAACAACGACATCTCACATACAGAACCCGCCTCTTCCAAATTTGCATCAGGCCAGTTTGAGGCAGAAAGTCAGGGAATGACTGGCCAGCGGCTTGATTTTTCCCTGAGCGTGCTCTTGCCGCACATGGGCCTGCGTGGTCGTAAGCGCTGCATTGAAAACGGACTGGTGCGGGTAAATGGCCGCGTCTGCACAGCGGCGCAACGCCTGCGCAAGGGCGATGTGGTTGTACTGCAGGAGGCCGCGCAGGAAGTGGCGCAAGATTCAACGCAGCAGACCGCTCCCGTGCGGGGGGAACAGGTGGAAGCCTGCGGACAGGCCGCCGCATGCGCCCCCGGAATGGACAGCGACCAGTGCGAGCCGCGTCTTCTGGGCGTACAGGGTGATCTGTGCTTTTTTTTCAAACCAGCAGGGTTGCACACGGCCGCGCTGGTGGGCGGCACCGCTCCCAGTCTTGAGGGTATGCTGCCGCAACTTTTGCGGGGCAGGGGCGCGCACACCGGGCGTGCAGAAAGTGCCTCGGGGGCAGCGGCGTCTCCAATCCCACAGCTGCTCCAGCGGCTTGACCACGGTACA from Desulfovibrio sp. includes the following:
- a CDS encoding pseudouridine synthase gives rise to the protein MNNDISHTEPASSKFASGQFEAESQGMTGQRLDFSLSVLLPHMGLRGRKRCIENGLVRVNGRVCTAAQRLRKGDVVVLQEAAQEVAQDSTQQTAPVRGEQVEACGQAAACAPGMDSDQCEPRLLGVQGDLCFFFKPAGLHTAALVGGTAPSLEGMLPQLLRGRGAHTGRAESASGAAASPIPQLLQRLDHGTSGLVCGAFSLEAADDFRRFEAGGHCEKRYVALLAGRLEEDFTVRRALRTDKRNKSRVLECDTGRTRWTEFLPLYYFDGPELNLPAFTEDSQFHRVGLTLAGCRIRRGARHQIRAHAASFGHPLWNDPLYGFASPDDDSGADSPVFFLHHGCLTLPGATCVVPPPWTFLPEPAALRAMEWLDTGY
- a CDS encoding GAK system CofD-like protein, translated to MSENSSPFCFPPLGPRLVFFTGGTALRDLSRELIHYTHNSVHLVTPFDSGGSSAALRRSFAMPAVGDIRNRLLALADSAVVPAAVMAFCASRLPDKGEEHADPEPLREHLRSMGSESHPVWADMPPLFADALRLHFKFFLQRMPDDFDPFRACMGNLILAGGYLHHKRVFGPVMAFLSRLLQTRGVVLPIVSESLHLAAELEDGSVVVGQHHFKNLSVAVRRLFLTVHEPDRNQDGSKKPQTPCRPPLAPASAAYLRSAGAICYPMGSFYTSVLANLLPQNVGKCIAGISCPKIFIPNTGTDAELHGLTVSGQAAMILRHLREDAPDAPGEALLHDVLVDTRHGRYEGGLDTDERAALARMGVRLVEKDLVNENDPQRHVPELTAKALLELVPGSSVTL